tctgtctcaaaaaaaaaaaaaaaaaaaaaaaaaaaaaaaagacttgttgaatgaggCACATGTGGAGactcaaaagttaaaaaacaaaataaataaataaataaaggctgggAATgatggtggtggctcacgcctgtaatcccagcactttgggaggatgaggcaggtggatcacctgaggtcagaagttcgagaccagcctggtcaacatggggaaactctgtctctactaaaaatacaaaataattagccgggcatggtgatgcatgactgtaatcgcagatactcaggaggctaaggcaggaaaatcacttgaacccatgaggcgaaggttgcagtgagccgagatcgcaccattgcactccagcatgggtaacaagagcgaaactctatctcaaaagaaaaaaaaaaaaaagacttattgaATGAGACGTGAGGAGCAACAAGGTAAAGAGACGAATGAAAGAAgaatcccggccgggcgcggtggctcaagcctgtaatcccagcactttgggaggccgagacgggcggatcacaaggtcaggagatcaagaccatcctggctaacacggtgaaaccctgtctctactaaaaactacaaaaaactagccgggcgaggtggcaggcgcctgtagtcccagctacctggggaggctgaggcaggagaatggcgtgagcccgggaagcggagcttgcagtgagctgagatccggccactgcactccagcctgggcgacagagcgagactccatcaccaaaaaaaaaaaaaaaaaaaaagaaagaagaatcccAAGTTTTGGGCCTGAGCATCTGCTGAATGGAGGTGCCATTTACTGAGACTCAgaagcctgggggaggggcagttTGAGGGCAGAGACCAGGAATTCTGCTTTGCATGTGTTGATTTTGAGGTGATGGCTGACATGTCCAAGAGTATATATCCGTTGCCTCTCAGATAGTACTTCAGCTCTTCCACCCTAGACTGGAAACCCCTCAAGTGCAGGGACTACCAAATCCAGGGCAGACTGACCTTTAACTGTTTGGACACCTAAATGCTGAAAAGATCAAGGTGCCTTATACTACATgtaactcaaaataaaaacaatatgaaaCATGAAACCCCCAAAATAACATGTTGCTGTAATGAAAATCGCTTTACTCTGGATTTTCTGAATGCAAAATTCTGTACGATTTAATTAAATATGAACTTTTGTCTCTGCTTTGCCTGTGCTTCAACTACACCTTAGTCAGCCTCTTGAGCCCAGAGCTATTTCCTCTGTGCCCCCACAGGATCTGGAGTGAAGCCGCCGTAACAATGTCCCacgaatgaataaataaacagtgGTGTAAGTTTTCCTCCCTTGAAGGTTGAGCTGACAACACTCTGAGAAGGCGGCAAAAGGGAGACCTACTCATGGCCAGGAGACTGGGACACAGTCACCCAGGCTTGGTTCCCACAGCCCCTTGGTCTCCTTGGACTCTGGTTTTCTAAGACAGCTCTGGGGCTTTCTGGTGGGAAGCTGCCATTATTCTCGACACCACAGCTCCCCGCGGCCCTCTCCTGCCCGATGACCCAGTGACCACGAGATTTAGCCACGAAAGGAGTCAAATGTATAAGTGGCCAAGGGAATTCAGAAACCCCAGGGTCTAGGGACTGTGGTGACCCAGTGTCAGAGAGGTGGCTAGGGCCGAATGACTGGGGGTTTCATTAATCTCGGGGTCCAGGGACTGAAGGACCAGACGATTCAGTGATTCTGGGATCTGTCGACTTTGTGACCACAAACTCTAGTGATCCAACAGCCTCAAGACCCTGCAGTTGTGGTCCCAGGGGagagactaattttttttctttctttttttttgagacggagtctcgctctgtcgcccaggctggagtgcaggggccggatctcagctcactgcaagctccgcctcccaggttcacgccattctcctgcctcagcctcccgagtagctgggactacaggcgcccgccacctcgcccggctagttttttgtattttttttagtagagacggggtttcaccatgttagccaggatggtctcgatctcctgaccgcgtgatccaccggtctcggcctcccaaagtgctgggattacaggcttgagccaccacgcccggccggggAGAGACTAATTACTGAGTGCCCAGGAGTCCAGGATCAAGGGGCGTCGTGAACACGTGCCTGCAGGGTCCTAGGATCCTGAGCCGGTATCCAGGCACTCAGCGGCTGCGGGGCTCGGACTCGGCGTCCTCACCAAATGCTCCCGCTCATTCTCCGCCGCTTGGCGACTCAGCCGCCCTTCCCTGGACACTCATTGGGAAGTCTTCGGAAGCGTGTACCAATCAAAACCCTCCTCGTGTCTCCAGTCCCCGCCCAGCTACTGCTCTAGAGAGCCGGGGGCGGGCCCTCTCCTCAATGACCCAATGGCAGTGCAAGCGGAGTGCCGCGCGGGCCGACCATTGGCTACCGAGAGCGGGCGCTGTCAGAATCGGATTGGGCCGCGGCGAGGACGGAAGCGGCGCAAGAGTCCGAGCGGCTGGAGCCGGGCTGGGGCGATGTGGAGCGCGGGCTGCGGCGGGTCTGCCGGGCCGGTGCTGTTGGGGCTGCTGCTGGCGCTCTTAGTGCCGGGCGGTGGTGCCGTCAAGACTGGCGCGGGGCTCGTGACCTGCGGGTCGGTGCTGAAGCTGCTCAATACGCACCACCGGGTGCGGCTGCACTCGCACGACATCAAATACGGATCCGGTGCGTGTGATCTGCGACTGGGAGATCGCGGGGATCGGGGGCTTGGGGTTGGGAGTGTGGAGACAGGGTGGTCGTGGGGGTCTGTGGGCCGTCTGGAAGCCGGGCGGCGGAGGCTCTAGAGTCGTTGGGGGGTCAAGGGGCGCAAGGCTTTGAGGGTGTCGAGGATATTGAGGGTGGGGACGGTCGTCGGGGAACTGCAGGCTCAAAGACTGAGGGGGGTGTCAGGCGGGGGCCGGGGCTGGGGGTGAGCCCCTTGGGGTCCCCTGGGAAATGTTATGGTCCCAGGGCGAGGGTCCGGGGTTCTGCGATTGACGGAGACCCTGGGTGGGTGGGGTGTCACTCCTCAGGCAGCGGCCAGCAATCGGTGACCGGCGTGGAGGCGTCGGACGACGCCAATAGCTACTGGCGGATCCGCGGCGGTTCGGAAGGCGGGTGCCCGCGTGGGTCCCCTGTGCGCTGCGGGCAGGCGGTGCGGCTCACGCATGTGCTTACCGGCAAGAACCTACACACGCACCACTTCCCTTCGCCGCTGTCCAACAACCAGGTGAGCCCCTCCGGAGCCCCCAGAGAGATTCCTGGCCTGTGTGAGGGGCCAGAGATTCTGGGTTCCaatctgagcctcagcttcttcgTGAAATGGCAATTTCACTTCAGAGATGGTTACTGCGCACCCCCTCGGGGGACACAGAGTAACTCCGCCAGGATCCTGCCCCCAGGTGCTCCCGGCCCAGCAGGGAGACCTATGGGAGAGAGATCCGAAGAGATCCTCCTGGATAGCTCTTCCTCTGGGGACAAGTGGGACCCAGGAGGAGAATCCACACAGCCTTGAGGGTGGGGAATAGGAAACTCCACTGGGGAGGAGGAACTCAGGCTGGGTCTGAAAGGATGATTAGGAGTCCTCCAAGCCACAAAGGGAAAAGAGGGACTTCCCAGGCCAGCAGAAGAGATTGCGCCAATGCATGGAGGTCAGTGGAATTCAGGGGATTGGGATGGAACAGTGGGTGCCCTTGGAGAGTtggtgggagaaaatgtttatgatAGATAGACAGCTTGACTGTTAGCCTGAGGGGCTGAAGGTAGGTCAGAGGGGTTAGGACTGGGAGAATGTGGAGGAGGAGGCCTTAGCTCTGTGGGGACCAGTGGTCTCTGCACAGACAGATGCaatggtgtgtgcatgtgtctgaaGAGCCCATGCTGGGGAGGGGGTGCCAGAGGTTGTGCGGGCGGGTCATGGTGTCACCTTTTGCAGCTGTGGGAGCTGAGTCTCCGGGAAGGGCAGGGAAGGATCCTAGGCTCAGTGTAGGTGTGAATGCCGCCTTCTGTGGTGACCACTGTCCCCTCACCCTCTGCACCTATAGGAGGTGAGTGCCTTTGGGGAAGATGGCGAGGGTGACGACCTGGACCTATGGACAGTGCGCTGCTCTGGACAGCACTGGGAGCGTGAGGCTGCTGTGCGCTTCCAGCACGTGGGCACCTCTGTGTTCCTGTCAGTCACGGGTGAGCAGTATGGAAGCCCCATCCGTGGGCAGCATGAGGTCCACGGCATGTCCAGTGCCAACACGCACAATACGTGGAAGGCCATGGAAGGCATCTTCATCAAGCCTAGTGTGGAGCCCTCTGCAGGTCACGATGAACTCTGAGtgtgggatggatggatgggtggatggtggcAGGTGGGGTGTCTGCAGGGCCACTCTTGGCAGAGACTTTGGGTTTGTAGGGGTCCTCAAGTGCCTTTGTGATTAAAGAATGTTGGTTTATGATTGTGTTTCACTGTGAACCTGAGGATGACCAGGAGCTGCCAGCCCAGGCCCAGTTGATCATCTCTTCCTCAATGCAAAACCTGTCTCCATCCCAGCAGGACTGCTGAACCTGTCCaaaccctttattattattattattggtttttcagggggttttgctttttttttgagacaaactctTGCTcttgtccaccaggctggagcgcaatggtgcaatcttaactcactgaaacctccgtctcccgggttcaagtgattctcctgcctcagcctcctgagtagctgggattacaggcatctgccaccacacccggttaatttttggtttttgttttttttttaagtagagatggggtttcaccatgttggccaggctggtctcgaacttcctacctcaggtgatctgcccacctcagcctcccaaagtgctgggattacagacatgaaccaccacgcccggcctgggttttgcttttttagagatggtctcactctgttgcccagtctggagtgcagtggcatgatcatggctcactgtaaacttgaacttctgggatcaagtgatctttccacttcagcctcctgagtagctgggactacaggcacacaccaccatgcccagctaattattatttctgatgagacagagtcttgctctgtcatccaggctggagtacagtggcagtgattatagctcactgcatcctgggctcaagtgattttcctacctcagcctcccaagtagctgggactacaggcatgtgccaccatgcttggctaattttttttttttttttttttttttttttttttttttttttttttttgagacggagtcttgctctgccgcccaggctggagtgcagtggccggctctcagctcactgcaagctccgcctcccgggttcacgccattctcctgcctcagcctcccgagtagctgggactacaggcgcccgcctcgtcgcccggctagttttttgtattttttagtagagacagggtttcaccgtgttagccaggatggtctcgatctcctgacctcgtgatccgcccgtctcggcctcccaaagtgctgggattacaggcttgagccaccgcgcccggccggctaatttttttatttcctttttttgagacaacgtcttgctctgtcgccaggctggaatgcagtggcagatctccactcactgcaaactctgcctcctggattcaagtgattctcctgcctcagcctcctgagtaactgggattacaggcatgcgccaccacacccagctaatgtttgcatttttagtagagatggggtttcaccacgttggccaggctggtcttgaactcccaacctcaagtgatccgcccaccttggcctcccaaagtgctgggattataggcgtgaaccactgtgtccactccccctggctaatttttaaaattgttttagtagagacaaggtctcactgtattgctctggctggtctcaaattcctgagctcaaatgatccttccacctttgctcccataaagtgctgggattacaattgtattacttttattttgagacagggtcttactatttTGCCCTGGCCGGACTCGAACTGCATGGCTCaagcctcctcctgcctcagtctctcaggtggctgggattacaggcgagtgtcACTGTGCAATCTAAATCTTTTCAGTGGTCTTCCATGTACTCCAGTGCTGCCCTGGGCATCCCCCTGTCCACCCTCAGGCGGTCTGATGGCAAGTGACCCCAGTTCCCCAGCCCCTTAGCTTTATGAACCTTCCTGTTAAGGGCCAAGGCCAGACCTCAGAGCAGGATGGATGGGAGCCCCACTCCCTGTCAGCTGGGATGAGGCACAAGCTCTCCAGCTCCCTCATCCCTAGATGTGAAGAGCTCACTCTCCTGTCAGCTGTGGCAGTCTTGACACCTGTATTTGACCAAGAGACAGATGAGGATTCTGCCCATCCACTGGAAAGTAGCATCACAGTTTCCCTCACTCGGTGCAAATGGCACCCCAGCCACCCTAGCCTGCCTAGGCACATGGCATCTCAGGCCACCACCATGACCTTTGAAAGTATCAGTGAGATAACAGAACTACAGAAGATACTGCAAGGGAAGGCATCCACGTAAAACTGCTACCTGCAGATATCTGAGAAGACTTCCTGGAAGAGTAAGCACAATTTGGGCAGGCCAGAATATGGTACCTTTAAGGCAGGAACAGACGAAATAGGAGAGCCCTAATAAGGGAGGATAACTGTTAGCTTTGCTGGTGTGTGGGTGGCCTCTAGCGGTTACGGCAGAGATTACAGGCTTCCTGGACTTGGTAACTCAGCTGGGCTGCTGTGGGTTGGCCTAGGAATGGTTTGCTTCCCTGAAGCAGAACAAAAGAGCCCAAGGAGAGAGGCTAGGGGTGGCAACTGACTGGAAGAGGCTCGGAGTAGTGTGGACAGAGCACCCTGTATTGGAGAAATCAATTGACCTTTCatggttttttttggtttgtttttgtttttgaggcaatgtctctgttgcccaggctagagtgaagtggtgtaatctcggttcactgcaacctccacctcgcaggtttaaatgatcttcccacctcagcctccggagtggctgggactataggcatgcaccaccacgcccagctaattgtagtatttttttctagagacagggttttgccatgttgcccacgctggtctcgaactcctggactcaagtgatctgctcacctcagcctgccaaagtgctgggattacaggcgtgcaccaccatgcctggcctcagttgACCTTATTAAAGGATGGagcagctggacatggtggcacacgcctgtaatctcagcgctttgggaagctgaagtggaaggattgcttgagcccaagagttggagaccaagAGTtggtgagctatgatggtgctactgcattccagctgggcaatagagagactctgtctctttaaaagaaaaaaaaaaaaaaaaaaaaagccgggcgcagtggctcacgcctgtaatctcagcactttgggaggctgaggcaggcagatcacaaggtcaggagatcgagaccatcctggctaacatggtgaaactctgtccctactaaaaatacaaaaaaattagctgggcatggtggcgagcacctgtagtcctagctactggggaggctgaggcaggagaatggagtgaacctgggaggcggagcttgcagtgagccaagatcctgccactacactccagtctggacaacagagcaagattccatctcaaaaaaaaaaaaaaaggccgggcgtggtgtctcaagcctgtaatcccagcactttgggaggccgagacgggcggatcacgaggtcaggagatcgagaccatcctggctaacacagtgaaaccccgtctctactaaaagaatacaaaaaaaactagctgagcaaggtggcgggtgcctgtagtcccaactacttgggaggctgaggcaggagaatggcatgaacccgggaggcagagcttgcagtgagctgagatccagccactgcactccagcctgggggacagaacgagactccgtctcagaaaaaaaaaaaaaaaaaaaaaaaaaaaaaggctcggggtggggtgaggggacgGGAGAAAAACTCTAGCCAATTAtgaatttgaactcctgggcttaagcaattctcccatctcagcctcccaaagtgttggaattgtaggcgtaagccacagcacctggctttttcttttttatttttttggggagATAggatcttggtctgtcacccaggctggagtatagtggctcaatcacagctcactgcaacctctacctcctgggcttaagaggttgtcccacctcagcctcctgagtagctgggaccacaggcgtaccataccacacctggctaatagtTGAATTTTATGtcgagatagggttttgctatgttgcccaggctggtctcaaactcctgggctcaagtgatcctcccaccttggtttctttttttttttcttttttttttgagatggagtctcactctgtcgcccaggcagtgCAGTGACTTAATgcaacgcaacctctgcctcccggattccagcaattctcctgcctagcctcccgaatagctggaattacaggcatgtgccactacacctgtctgatttttgcattttttagtagagatgggcttttgccatgttgaccaggctggtctcgaactcctgacctcaggtgatgtgcctgcctcagcctcccaaagtgctgggattgcaggcgtgagccactgcgcctggcccccgccttggcttctgaaagtgctggaattatgaccatgagccactgcacccgtctTCATCGTTAAACTTCTTGAGGATCATCTACAAGTCTATCCACGTCTCCCATCACTCATCTGACCTGAGAGGATTTGAATGGAAGTATTGCTGGCATAGAGGAATGGGGCTGTGAGAGGGGACGGGAAAGA
This window of the Rhinopithecus roxellana isolate Shanxi Qingling chromosome 13, ASM756505v1, whole genome shotgun sequence genome carries:
- the SDF2L1 gene encoding stromal cell-derived factor 2-like protein 1, translating into MWSAGCGGSAGPVLLGLLLALLVPGGGAVKTGAGLVTCGSVLKLLNTHHRVRLHSHDIKYGSGSGQQSVTGVEASDDANSYWRIRGGSEGGCPRGSPVRCGQAVRLTHVLTGKNLHTHHFPSPLSNNQEVSAFGEDGEGDDLDLWTVRCSGQHWEREAAVRFQHVGTSVFLSVTGEQYGSPIRGQHEVHGMSSANTHNTWKAMEGIFIKPSVEPSAGHDEL